A window of Pristiophorus japonicus isolate sPriJap1 unplaced genomic scaffold, sPriJap1.hap1 HAP1_SCAFFOLD_943, whole genome shotgun sequence genomic DNA:
gcccgggtggaggggagtgggcccggggggagaggagtgggcccggggggaggggagtgggcccgGGGTCTGGGGATggccctggggggaggggagtgggcccggggggaggggagggggccgggggggggaggggagtgggcccggggggaggggagtgggcccgGGGGCTGGGGatggccccggggggaggggagtgggcccggggggaggggagggggccgggggtgaggggagtgggcccggggggaggggagtgggcccgGGGGCTGGGGatggccccggggggaggggagtgggcccggggggaggggagggggccgggggggaggggagtgggcctgGGGGCTGGGGatggccccggggggaggggagtgggcccggggggaggggagggggccgggggggatTGGAGTGGGCCCGGGGGCTGGGGatggccccggggggaggggagtgggcccggggggaggggagggggccgggggggaggggagtgggcccggggggaggggagtgggcccgGGGGCTGGGGatggccccggggggaggggagtgggcccggggggaggggagggggcccggGGGCTGGGGATGGCCCTGGGGGGAGGGAAGTGGTTCCAGGGATGGGGAGGGGCCCGAGACTCACCTGTCGAGTTCTTGCGTTTCTTCCTGTAGCTGCTGAGGATGGCTCTGGGCGACGTGGTGAGGGCCTGTAACGTGGGGGAGGGAAGAACTTCCTCCGGCCGGAACTCTGGCAGCTCAGCAAATCGCTCCTCAAAATCCACCTCCGACAGGACcctggggacagggggagagacagagagtgagggagggagagagttcagAATGACTCCTGAACCCGCAGCTTCTCACTGTCCAATAACTACTTGCCTTTATATATCTCCTTTACCACAGTCAAACATCCCGAGGCCCTTCACAGGCATGTTATCAACAAAAGCTGACACAGCCACacagagatattggggcagatgacaaaatgctgggtcaaagagggagatATTAAGCAGTGacgtaaaggagagagaggtagagaggcggagaggttgagggagggagttccagagcttggggcccaggcagctgaaggcacggccaccgatggtggagcgattataatcagggatggtcaggagggcagagttagaggagtgcagacatctcggggggttgtggggctggaggggattacagagatagggaggggcgagggacatggagggatttgtaaacaaggatgagaatttaaaaattgaagcgttgcttaaccgggagccaatgtaggtcagtgagcacagggggtgatgggtgagtgggacttggtgcgagttaggacacggggcacagggggtgatgggtgagtgggacttggtgcgagttaggacacagggcacagggggtgatgggtgagtgggacttggtgagagttaggacacggggcacagggggtgatgggtgagtgggactgggtgcgagttaggacacagggcacagggggtgatgggtgagtgggacttggtgagagttaggacacggggcacagggggtgatgggtgagtgggactgggtgcgagttaggacacagggcacagggggtgatgggtgagtgggacttggtgtgagttaggacaacgggcagtcgagttttggatcaccggtagtttatgtcgggtagaatgtgggtggccagccaggagtgagttggaatagtcaagtctggaggtaacaaaggcagggatgagggtttcagcagcagatgagctgaggcagggtggagacggacgatgttacggaggtggaaatagacggtttttgttatgctgcgggatatgtggccgggaactcatttcagggtcaaattaaCCCATCAACTCGCTATCCCCTCACCGACCTCGTTAACCCCCCATTGACCCAGTTAACCTCTCACCGACCCCGTGAATCCCGCACCGACCCCATTAACCTCTCAGTGACCTCCGTTAACTCCTCACGACCGCTGTTAACCCCTCACCGACCCCAGTGAACCCCTCATCGACCCCAGTTAACCCCTCACCGGCCTCGTTAACCCTGCACCGACCCCGTTAACCTCTCACCGACCTCCGTtaacccctcaccgacccccccaTTGACCCCGTTAACACCTCACTGACCCCGTTAACCGCTCACGACCCCCGTTAACCAATCACCGACCCCAGTTAAACCATCACTGACCCCGTTAACCCAGCAACGACCCGTTAACCTCTCACCGACCTCCTTTAAACCCTCACCAACCCCACATTGACCCCATTAACCCCTCACTGAACCAGTTAATCCCTCACGACCCCGTTAACCCAACTGACCCCGTTAAACCCTCATGACCCCCATTAACCCCTCAACGACCCCCcattgacccctcactgaccccgtCACTCCCATCAAGCcgactgacccctcaccgaccccgttAACCCCTGACTGacccctcgctcacactcactTGTCCACAGAGTCGAAGGTTTTTTTCAATGGCGGCGGTCTCACTTTCACCTTCTTGGGCGGGTCCTTCTTGTCCGCCGTGTCGGAGGAGCTGGCCGAGGGTTTGGTGGGGTCACAGGTGGAGGCTGTAGGCTGCGACGTGCTCGGAGCTTCCGGCCGATTGTCCAAGAGAGGGCCACGCCATTCCGTGCATGCAGCGTACTTGCCCTGCGGAGCAGAGAGAGGGGTTCAATGTCCCTGCACCGCGGGGCCCACAGCAGCGGGGGAGTGCGGCCGGCACGATCGACCCCTGGCCCCCGCTCTCCCCATCGACCTccgacccccactgtccccatcgaCCCCCGACCCCCACTGTCCCCTTCGACCCCCGACCCACACTgtcctcaatccacactgtccccatcgACCCCCGACCCCCACTGTCCCCTTCGACCCCCGACCCACACTgtcctcaatccacactgtccccatcgACCCCCAACCCCCACGGTCAAccgacccccactgtccccatcgaCCCCCGACCCCCACTGTCCCCTTCGACCCCCGACCCACACTgtcctcaatccacactgtccccatcgacccccactgtccccatcgaCCCCCGACCCCCACTGTCCCCTTCGACCCCCGACCCACACTgtcctcaatccacactgtccacatcgacccccgacccccactgtccccatcgaCCCCCAACCCCCACGGTCCAccgacccccactgtccccatcgaCCCCCGACCCCCACTGTCCCCTTCGACCCCCGACCCACACTgtcctcaatccacactgtccccatcgACCCCCGACCCCCACTGTCCCCTTCGACCCCCGACCCACACTgtcctcaatccacactgtccccatcgACCCCCAACCCCCACGGTCAAccgacccccactgtccccatcgaCCCCCGACCCCCACTGTCCCCTTCGACCCCCGACCCACACTgtcctcaatccacactgtccccatcgacccccactgtccccatcgaCCCCCGACCCCCACTGTCCCCTTCGACCCCCGACCCACACTgtcctcaatccacactgtccacatcgacccccgacccccactgtccccatcgaCCCCCAACCCCCACGGTCCAccgacccccactgtccccatcgacccccgacccccactgtccccatcgacctccgacccccactgtccccatcgaccccgacccccactgtccccatcgaCCCCCGACCCCCACTGCCCCATCGACCTcctacccccactgtccccatcgaccccgacccccactgtccccatcgaccccgacccccactgtccccatcgaCCCCCGACCCCCACTGTCCCCTTCGACCCCCGACCCACACTGTCCCCATCGACCTccgacccccactgtccccatcgaCCCCGACCCCCACTGTCCTCTTCGACCCCCGACCCACACTGtcatcaatccacactgtccccatcgACCCCCAACCCCCACGGTCAAccgacccccactgtccccatcgaCCCCCGACCCCCACTGTCCCCTTCGACCCCCACTgtcctcaatccacactgtccccatcgacccccgacccccactgtccccatcgaCCCCCGACCCCCACTGTCCCCTTCGACCCCCGACCCACACTgtcctcaatccacactgtccacatcgacccccgacccccactgtccccatcgaCCCCCAACCCCCACGGTCCAccgacccccactgtccccatcgacccccgacccccactgtccccatcgacctccgacccccactgtccccatcgaccccgacccccactgtccccatcgacccccgacccccactgtccccatcgacctcctacccccactgtccccatcgaCCCCCGACCCCTACTGTCCCCATCGACCTCCGACCCCCACTGTCCCCTTCGACCCCCGACCCACACTGTCCCCATCGACCTccgacccccactgtccccatcgaCCCCGACCCCCACTGTCCTCTTCGACCCCCGACCCACACTGtcatcaatccacactgtccccatcgACCTCCGACCCCCACTGTCCTCTTCGACCCCCGACCCACACTGtcatcaatccacactgtccccatcgACCTCCGACCCCCACTGTCCCCTTCGACCCCCGACCCACACTGtcatcaatccacactgtccccatcgACCCCCGACCCCCACAGTCCCCATCGACCCCCGACCCTGGCCACCGCTCTCCCCATCGACCTccgacccccactgtccccatcgaCCCCCGAGGTCCACCGACCCCCACTGTCCCccgacccccactgtccccatcgacccccgtccccactgtccccatcgacccccactgtccccatcgacccccgacccccactgtccccatcgacccccgacccccactgtccccatcgacccccgacccccactgtccccatcgacccccgacccccactgtccccatcgaCCTCCAACCCCCACGGTCCCCATCGACCCCCACTGTCCCCAACGACCCccgacccccactgtccccatcgacccccgacccccactgtccccatcgacccccgacccccactgtccccatcgacctccgacccccactgtccccatcgacccccgacccccactgtccccatcgatccccgacccccactgtccccatcgacccccgacccccactgtccccatcgacccccgacccccactgtccccatcgacccccgacccccactgtccccatcgacccccgacccccactgtccccatcgacccccggcccccactgtccccatcgacccccactgtccccagcgacccccgacccccactgtccccttcgacccccgacccccactgtccccatcgacccccactgtccccatcgaccctcgacccccactgtccccatcgacccccactgtccccatcgacctccgacccccactgtccccatcgaCCCCCGACCTCCACTGTTCCCATCGACCCCCGACCCACACTGTCCCCATTGACCCCCTGACCCACACTGTCCCCATCGACCCCCGACCTCCACTGTCCCCATCGACCTCCGACCCACACTGTCCCCATCGTCCCctgacccccactgtccccatcgacccccgacccccactgtccccattgacccctgacccccactgtccccattgaccCCTGACCCACACTGTCCCCATTGACCCctgacccccactgtccccattgaccCCTGACCCACACTGTCCCCATTGACCCCTGACCCACACTGTCCCCATTGACCCCTGACCCACACTGTTCCCACGACCAACCCCTGACCACCGTTCTCCCTCACTCTGTTCTCGGCCCATTGTCCGAGTTCTTACCCCGGGCTCCTTCTTGAACGTGATCTCCGTGTTGGTCGACTTTGAGGTGTAGCCGTCGGGGCTCCCTGCGCCCCTGGGCGTGACCCCCGGGGCTGAGTCCCAggccgtcctgtcctctcccgagGGCCCGGCCTGGGCGCAGGCGTGGTGTGAGACCTTGTCCTCCGCGGGGGGGACCCCCGGCTTCGGGGGGGATGTGTGCGGGGGGCCCGCCTCGCACGATTCGGCCCCCTCCTCTGGTGCCGGGGCCAGTGGCCCTGCCGCCTGGTGCTGCCAGGCGTCCTGCGTCGTTCTGTCCTCCGGGGGCCGCTGGGGGCCGGGGTCCCGAGGGGGCAGCTCCTCCGCCGCTGGCTTGTGCGGCGTCTCCGGCCGCCCCTCCCCTCGCTCCGGTGCTGCACCGCCTGGAACCTGCGGTTTGCCCCCGCCCCAGCTGGAGGGCGGGGTGTCGTACGGGCCGGAGGGAATGTTCGGAACAGGTGCTTTGGTTTTCGCTGGCTGCTGCTGCTTCTGTAAGGGCCGTGCAGGCCTCAGGCTGAACGGCAGGTTTCCTGCGGGCCAAAGTGAGCGTTAGAGTCGGGCATTTCCGTCCGGCTGTACGACAGGCTGCAACTCAATGCTCATCAGCTacccacctccctcaccccccacccccccgcagcgACCtgcgatcatcaaaatccacggcgcggccctggacaacgtggaccatttcccagacctcgggagcctcctatcaacaacggcagacattgacgaggagatccaacaccgcctccagtgcgtcagtgcagccttcggccgcctgaggaagagagtgttcgaagaccaggccctcaaacctaccaccaagctcatggtttacagggctgtagtaatacccgccctcctgtgtggctcagagacatggaccatgtacagtagacacctcaagtcgctggagaaataccaccaacgatgtctccgcaagatcctacaaatcccctgggaggacaggcgcaccaacattagtgtcctcgaccaggccaacatccccagcattgaagcactgaccacacttgaccagctccgctgggcagggccacattgtccgcatgcctgacacgagactcccaaagcaagcgctctactcggaactccttcagggcaaacgagccaaaggtgggcagaggaaacgttacagggacaccctcaaagcctccctgataaagtgcaacatccccaccgacacctgggagtccctggccaaagaccagtccgcccgaagtggaggaagtgcatctgggagggcgctgagcacctcgagtctcgtcgccgagagcgtgcagaaaccaagcgcaggcagtggaaggagcgtgcggcaaacctgtcccaccctccccttccctcagcgactgtctgtcccacctgtgacagggactgtggttcccgtattggactgttcagccactgaaggactcattttaagattgcgggggactgcctctgatgatgagagactggagaagctggaactGTTCtccttagtgtcagccgtggctcagtgggcagcaccctcgcctctgagtcagaagattgtgggttcaagtcccactccaggggcttgagcacataaatgtaggctgacactccagtgcagggttgactgagtgccgcactgtcggagtggcagtactgagggagtgccgcactgtcggaggggcagtactgagggagtgccgcactgtcggaggggcagtactgagggagtgccgcactgtcggaggggcagtgctgagggggtgctgtactgtcggaggggcagtactgagggagtgctgcactgtcggagggacagtactgagggatcaccgcactgtcggaggggccgtctttcggatgagacattaaaccaaggccctgcctgccctctcgggtggatgtaaaagatcccatcacactatttcgaaaaagagcgggggagttttccccg
This region includes:
- the LOC139258363 gene encoding protein capicua homolog; protein product: IIQIAPIPVVQQQITSQSPIHQSGSPALHTSFPAMATAVMATSTHPQKMLLPSSTRITYIPSTVGVQSSIPLVTSGSSVHNTATTGYRQPSMALGFPAIGPDGRTVLQPLLAGQTPLLTAGHVGTPQRSSSQLPAAAAGQVITAIYPPSAGVAATTHNLVYTASPSLSSATTTPVPPAILPKAPSAPVSQATSVTSAMAVTPGLQHGAGIMAPGALAQASAQGALSTPYHGGLVTAVQGNLPFSLRPARPLQKQQQPAKTKAPVPNIPSGPYDTPPSSWGGGKPQVPGGAAPERGEGRPETPHKPAAEELPPRDPGPQRPPEDRTTQDAWQHQAAGPLAPAPEEGAESCEAGPPHTSPPKPGVPPAEDKVSHHACAQAGPSGEDRTAWDSAPGVTPRGAGSPDGYTSKSTNTEITFKKEPGGKYAACTEWRGPLLDNRPEAPSTSQPTASTCDPTKPSASSSDTADKKDPPKKVKVRPPPLKKTFDSVDKVLSEVDFEERFAELPEFRPEEVLPSPTLQALTTSPRAILSSYRKKRKNSTG